From a region of the Zingiber officinale cultivar Zhangliang chromosome 4B, Zo_v1.1, whole genome shotgun sequence genome:
- the LOC121977876 gene encoding bifunctional TH2 protein, mitochondrial-like: MQRNRPLRSEKLTTSTSLAAEAAARDGSAAGRFWIACQEEAVFALYTPFMVCLAAGKLGLDVFRNYIAQNARLLKAFAQAYQMAEGYADDDESKAVFKQLRISVLKRLTMNDSVSREWGIATRQEVIPNSATLKYTEFLLETAAGKIEGGKGSLLIDTPFEKTRITAYTVGAMTPFTRLVAYLAKELHFHLKHKGNDHPCKKWIDIYASASFEASAVQIEQLLDKLSVSLTSEELAIVEKLYRQAMKHEIEFYSSLPIVQPALVPLMKVHDLTHHLVIFSDFDLTCTVIDSSATLAEISISISSRASPSGTDDDNQNAQVSSSDVRSAWDAIAKLYTEEFGQCIKSIVPSEQAKTLDYESLYNKLEQISVFEKRANSRVIESGLLKGISLEDIKRVGELLVLQDGCKDFFQESVKMKEKFNADFHILSCCWCADLMRSAFSSVGCLNALNIHSNEFIYEESISTGEFVRTIESPTDNVETFRNILANLGSSKQPLSVFIGDSIGDLLCLLEADVGIIIGSNSSLRKVGEQFGVSFVPLYSGLIKKQSEVAGEDSLVWKGLSGVLYTASSWTEIHAFLFGA, encoded by the exons ATGCAGCGGAATCGACCTCTGCGATCGGAGAAATTAACCACGAGCACTTCGCTGGCAGCGGAGGCTGCCGCCAGAGATGGGTCTGCGGCCGGGAGGTTCTGGATCGCCTGCCAGGAGGAGGCGGTGTTCGCGTTGTATACTCCTTTTATGGTGTGCCTGGCGGCGGGGAAGCTGGGTCTAGACGTCTTCCGCAACTACATTGCCCAGAATGCGCGCTTGCTAAAGGCCTTCGCTCAAGC CTACCAGATGGCGGAAGGATATGCGGATGACGATGAATCCAAGGCTGTATTCAAACAATTGAGGATTTCTGTTCTTAAAAGACTTACAATGAATGATTCAGTATCCCGA GAATGGGGAATTGCCACCAGACAAGAGGTAATTCCCAATTCTGCAACACTGAAGTACACTGAATTCCTGCTTGAAACTGCTGCTGGAAAAATTGAAGGGGGGAAAGGTTCTCTTTTAATAGACACTCCCTTTGAGAAGACCAGAATTACAGCATATACAGTTGGTGCTATGACCCCTTTCACCAGACTTGTTGCTTATTTGGCCAAAGAACTTCATTTCCATTTGAAACACAAAGGAAATGATCATCCGTGCAAGAAATGGATCGACATTTATGCCTCTGCAAGTTTTGAG GCATCTGCTGTGCAAATAGAACAGTTGTTAGATAAACTGAGTGTTTCACTGACGAGTGAGGAACTTGCAATTGTTGAAAAACTTTACCGTCAAGCtatgaaacatgaaattgaattCTACAGTTCTCTTCCAATTGTCCAACCTGCATTGGTTCCATTGATGAAAGTGCATGATCTGACTCACCACCTGGTTATCTTTTCTGATTTTGACTTGACATGCACTGTGATTGATTCTTCTGCTACACTAGCAGAGATTTCTATCTCAATTTCATCCAGGGCCAGTCCAAGTGGAACTGATGATGATAATCAGAATGCTCAGGTGTCATCATCTGATGTGAGGAGTGCCTGGGATGCTATTGCGAAGCTGTATACTGAGGAATTTGGGCAATGTATTAAAAGCATAGTTCCATCAGAACAGG CTAAGACATTAGATTATGAAAGCCTATACAATAAACTTGAGCAGATTTCCGTCTTTGAAAAAAGAGCAAATTCTAGGGTTATAGAGTCAGGATTGCTAAAAGGAATAAGCTTAGAAGACATAAAAAGAGTTGGGGAGCTTTTGGTCCTGCAAGATGGCTGTAAAGATTTTTTCCAGGAGTCTGTAAAGATGAAAGAAAAATTCAATGCTGATTTTCATATACTGTCATGTTGTTGGTGTGCAGATCTTATGAGATCAGCCTTCTCCTCAG TTGGTTGTTTGAATGCTTTGAACATACACTCTAATGAGTTCATCTACGAGGAATCAATTTCAACAGGAGAATTTGTGAGGACAATTGAGTCCCCCACGGACAATGTTGAGACATTCAGAAACATATTAGCCAACCTTGGTAGCAGTAAACAGCCTTTGTCCGTCTTCATCGGAGATTCAATTGGTGACTTGCTGTGCTTGCTGGAAGCGGATGTTGGAATCATCATCGGTTCCAATTCAAGCTTGAGGAAAGTTGGGGAGCAATTTGGTGTATCTTTTGTTCCACTTTATTCTGGTCTGATAAAGAAACAAAGTGAAGTCGCTGGTGAGGACTCCCTTGTTTGGAAGGGACTATCCGGTGTTCTCTACACAGCATCGAGCTGGACTGAGATTCATGCCTTTCTTTTTGGAGCCTAA